The following are encoded in a window of Salinigranum halophilum genomic DNA:
- a CDS encoding RNA-binding protein, with protein sequence MARVPFHYIDLRAFSYETEDEARVEAALRTFLPEEFEVERAESRGHHGDRIVVRSARVERADDVRHVLAQVGAAPEYDRIFDELDDRITDNCELFLRFDKQAAFRGEVRLGSGITFRAKVEAYPAKREAALANARETLEAVRGADDVESD encoded by the coding sequence GTGGCTCGCGTCCCGTTCCACTACATCGACCTCCGGGCGTTCTCCTACGAGACGGAGGACGAAGCGCGGGTCGAAGCGGCGCTTCGGACGTTCCTCCCGGAGGAGTTCGAGGTGGAGCGGGCAGAGAGCCGTGGGCACCACGGCGACCGAATCGTCGTCCGCTCGGCACGCGTCGAGCGCGCGGACGACGTCCGACACGTCCTCGCGCAGGTCGGGGCGGCGCCCGAGTACGACCGCATCTTCGACGAACTCGACGACCGCATCACCGACAACTGCGAGCTGTTCCTCCGATTCGACAAGCAGGCGGCGTTCCGCGGTGAGGTCCGCCTCGGGAGCGGCATCACCTTCCGCGCGAAGGTCGAGGCGTACCCTGCAAAGCGCGAGGCGGCGCTGGCGAACGCCCGTGAGACACTCGAGGCCGTCCGGGGCGCGGACGACGTCGAGAGCGACTGA
- a CDS encoding NUDIX domain-containing protein codes for MTTSTLWFLADQATRRAEAAYYRLRDDYAGFLEWNRSRRVSRSYFRTLANRTRQSGAPFGSHTVVRDDDRLLLVRHEGVDRWVVPGGEVESGESYRAAAERELLEEAGVEATYDGLAMTTRFDIRCGEHTMWGVLPVFAAVAPGTDPTVSDPDGEISDAQWFPVDALPADTRSRAELLAWYDQCV; via the coding sequence GTGACGACGAGCACGCTCTGGTTCTTGGCCGACCAGGCGACGAGACGAGCGGAGGCCGCGTACTACCGCCTGCGTGACGATTACGCGGGGTTCTTGGAGTGGAACCGCTCCCGCCGCGTCTCGCGGTCGTACTTCCGCACCCTCGCCAACCGGACGCGGCAGTCAGGCGCGCCGTTCGGCTCGCACACTGTCGTCCGCGACGACGACCGGCTCCTCCTCGTCCGTCACGAGGGCGTCGACCGGTGGGTCGTCCCCGGCGGCGAGGTGGAGTCCGGCGAGTCGTACCGCGCGGCGGCCGAGCGCGAACTGCTCGAGGAAGCCGGCGTCGAAGCCACGTACGACGGACTGGCGATGACGACTCGCTTCGATATCCGGTGCGGTGAACACACCATGTGGGGTGTCCTCCCCGTGTTCGCGGCCGTCGCCCCGGGGACAGACCCGACCGTCTCCGACCCCGACGGCGAGATAAGCGACGCGCAGTGGTTCCCGGTCGACGCGCTCCCCGCAGACACCAGGAGCCGAGCGGAACTCCTCGCGTGGTACGACCAGTGCGTATAA
- a CDS encoding chemotaxis protein CheA, which translates to MDEELYQAFITESEESITQLNNSLLTLESNPEDDEAIDDIFRRAHTLKGNFGAMGFDAAATVAHAVEDLLDEVRQGGLDVTPERMDLVFDGVDLIVDILHDIEKNGETSIDPEATVTALRAAAEGDGRDDGETTLGVDDGSDGTEVDEAAPPDAVDDIEEVGGMEDLVDDDVPAERAEHIDTARETIPAEELAGYDSLYHLDVTLTTGEMKSVDAGIFLDGIPDDVAVVGASPSLEAVREGAFDDRVELFVADAADGEAVEETFDDLWAVSGCVVTDVSTAITRAGGSLGDGDGDGGDEPTDVADTATGADGGAGGDAEASEETDAGQERRIAEVKSVRVDVDQLDELHELVEQLVTSRIKLRQAIGEEQTNGVDTLDELDKISSNLQNTVMDMRLIPLKKVFDKFPRLVRDLARGQDKRVDFRVEGADIELDRTILDEISDPLMHVLRNAVDHGIEPPEERVEAEKPEQGVVTLSARREHDTVVIEVSDDGGGLDVDRIREKAVSKGVTSAEAISALPDEEVFDYIFHPGFSTNEQITDVSGRGVGMDVVKTTVEALDGSVSVDSALGDGTTFKIRLPVSVAIIKVLFVLVGDRQFGVPIKYIDEVARQTRVDTINGDEVVVHDDRVYPLIRLRDALGIRAERPEAGMVVRIRPQDRQVALWCDGVTRQEEVVVTPLQGPLSNSEGLSGTAVIGDGNVIPILDIGTLDGPDTGGTSRTYTELAADGGRAD; encoded by the coding sequence ATGGACGAAGAACTCTACCAGGCGTTTATCACTGAAAGCGAAGAGAGCATCACGCAACTCAACAACTCGTTGCTCACGCTGGAGTCGAACCCCGAGGACGACGAGGCCATCGACGACATCTTCCGGCGTGCCCACACGCTGAAGGGGAACTTCGGCGCGATGGGGTTCGACGCGGCGGCGACCGTCGCCCACGCCGTCGAGGACCTCCTCGACGAGGTCAGGCAGGGCGGCCTCGACGTCACCCCCGAGCGGATGGACCTCGTCTTCGACGGCGTCGACCTCATCGTCGACATCCTCCACGACATCGAGAAGAACGGCGAGACGAGCATCGACCCCGAGGCGACAGTCACGGCGCTCCGGGCGGCGGCCGAAGGCGACGGTCGTGACGACGGGGAGACGACACTCGGCGTGGACGACGGGAGCGACGGGACCGAGGTGGACGAGGCGGCCCCACCCGACGCTGTCGACGACATCGAGGAGGTCGGTGGCATGGAGGACTTGGTCGACGACGACGTCCCGGCCGAGCGGGCCGAACACATCGATACGGCCAGAGAGACCATCCCAGCCGAGGAACTCGCGGGGTACGACAGCCTCTACCACCTCGACGTCACGCTCACGACGGGCGAGATGAAGAGCGTCGACGCGGGAATCTTCCTCGACGGCATCCCCGACGACGTCGCGGTCGTCGGCGCGAGTCCCTCGCTCGAGGCGGTCAGAGAGGGCGCGTTCGACGACCGTGTCGAACTGTTCGTCGCGGACGCCGCCGACGGCGAGGCGGTCGAAGAGACGTTCGACGACCTGTGGGCCGTCTCCGGCTGTGTCGTCACAGACGTCTCGACGGCCATCACCCGAGCCGGCGGGTCACTCGGCGACGGTGATGGGGACGGCGGGGACGAACCGACTGACGTGGCCGACACGGCGACCGGTGCCGACGGCGGGGCGGGCGGGGACGCCGAAGCGTCGGAGGAGACGGACGCCGGGCAGGAGCGTCGCATCGCGGAGGTGAAGTCCGTCCGCGTGGACGTCGACCAACTCGACGAACTGCACGAACTGGTCGAACAGCTCGTCACCTCCCGTATCAAGCTCCGACAGGCCATCGGCGAGGAACAGACGAACGGCGTCGACACGCTCGACGAACTGGACAAGATCTCTTCGAACCTCCAGAACACGGTGATGGACATGCGGCTCATCCCGCTGAAGAAAGTGTTCGACAAGTTCCCGCGGCTCGTGCGCGACCTCGCGCGCGGACAGGACAAGCGCGTCGACTTCCGCGTCGAAGGGGCGGATATCGAGCTCGACCGAACCATCCTCGACGAGATATCCGACCCGCTGATGCACGTCCTCCGGAACGCCGTCGACCACGGCATCGAACCGCCCGAAGAGCGGGTCGAAGCCGAAAAGCCCGAACAGGGCGTCGTCACCCTGTCGGCTCGCCGCGAACACGACACCGTCGTCATCGAGGTGTCCGACGACGGCGGCGGCCTCGACGTCGACCGCATCCGCGAGAAGGCCGTCTCGAAAGGCGTCACGTCCGCCGAGGCCATCTCGGCGCTCCCCGACGAGGAGGTGTTCGACTACATCTTCCACCCCGGTTTCTCGACGAACGAACAGATCACCGACGTCTCGGGACGGGGTGTCGGGATGGACGTCGTGAAGACGACCGTCGAGGCGCTCGACGGTTCGGTGTCGGTCGACTCCGCGCTCGGCGACGGCACGACGTTCAAGATCCGACTCCCCGTCTCGGTGGCCATCATCAAGGTGCTGTTCGTGCTGGTCGGCGACCGACAGTTCGGCGTCCCCATCAAGTACATCGACGAGGTGGCTCGACAGACCCGCGTCGACACCATCAACGGCGACGAGGTGGTCGTCCACGACGACCGGGTGTACCCGCTCATCCGCCTACGCGATGCCCTCGGCATACGAGCGGAGCGGCCGGAGGCGGGCATGGTCGTCCGCATCCGTCCGCAGGACCGACAGGTCGCGCTGTGGTGTGACGGCGTCACCCGGCAGGAGGAGGTCGTCGTGACCCCGCTGCAGGGGCCGCTCTCGAACTCGGAGGGGCTCTCCGGCACGGCCGTCATCGGCGACGGGAACGTCATCCCCATCCTCGACATCGGGACGCTCGACGGCCCCGACACGGGTGGTACCTCGCGGACGTACACCGAACTGGCCGCCGACGGTGGGAGGGCAGACTGA
- a CDS encoding dihydrofolate reductase, translated as MELVSVAALTDDHVIGKDGELPWPSIPADKKQYRARIADSPVILGRRTFESMLDDLPGERQIVLSRSTRSFDVDTAVHAADVDEAIERAAETGAETAYVIGGAGIYDLFQPHLDRMFLSRVPGTYPGDTHYPQFDESAWTLAAETAYEGFTLEEWVRSD; from the coding sequence ATGGAACTCGTCTCCGTCGCTGCGCTCACCGACGACCACGTCATCGGGAAGGACGGCGAACTGCCGTGGCCGAGCATCCCGGCCGACAAGAAACAGTACCGCGCACGTATCGCTGATTCCCCCGTCATCCTCGGGCGACGGACGTTCGAGTCGATGCTCGACGACCTCCCCGGCGAGCGACAGATCGTCCTCAGTCGTTCGACCCGGTCGTTCGACGTCGACACCGCCGTCCACGCCGCCGACGTCGACGAGGCAATCGAACGCGCCGCCGAGACGGGCGCCGAAACCGCCTACGTCATCGGCGGTGCCGGCATCTACGACCTGTTCCAGCCGCACCTCGACCGGATGTTCCTGAGCCGCGTGCCTGGCACGTACCCCGGCGACACCCACTATCCGCAGTTCGACGAGTCGGCGTGGACGCTCGCGGCGGAGACCGCATACGAGGGGTTCACGCTCGAAGAGTGGGTCCGCTCGGACTGA
- a CDS encoding 2Fe-2S iron-sulfur cluster-binding protein, whose translation MPTVRFRAREFDCAHGAVLRDVLLAGDETPHNGASGSLNCRGLGSCGTCAVSVSGPVSDSTRRERLRLRVPPHDPASGLRLACQTRVLGDVTVEKHAGFWGQHVDDEDDGVDGDDDGE comes from the coding sequence ATGCCGACTGTCCGGTTCCGCGCCCGCGAGTTCGACTGTGCCCACGGCGCCGTCCTCAGAGACGTCCTCCTCGCCGGGGACGAGACGCCACACAACGGCGCGTCGGGGTCGCTGAACTGCCGCGGCCTCGGCTCCTGTGGGACGTGTGCGGTTTCGGTTTCGGGCCCCGTCTCCGACAGCACGCGGCGGGAGCGACTGCGACTGCGGGTCCCGCCGCACGACCCGGCGTCCGGCCTCCGACTCGCCTGTCAGACCCGAGTCCTCGGTGACGTCACCGTCGAGAAACACGCGGGGTTCTGGGGGCAACACGTCGACGACGAGGACGATGGTGTGGACGGAGACGACGACGGCGAGTAG
- a CDS encoding CheR family methyltransferase produces MATARGRGFDRLLAYIEESMGFATSMYNDAYLDRRISARMRRNDTEEYRTYQRLLESDDDEKQALLDTLSVNVTSFFRNPDVWEALRPVLRDLTASGRTTVWSAACSDGREAYSLAMLAHDDPQVREDRVRIVGTDIKREILRKADRGEYHASETNDLEEQLAPIGDYERYIDRDGDSYRVSRAVRRMVDFRRHDLIRQSPPDEFDLILCRNLFIYVDSDAKRAVFETLGSGLRPDGYLTIGMTETVPADCRSWFEPVEKRLRIYRNAR; encoded by the coding sequence ATGGCCACCGCCAGGGGCCGCGGCTTCGACCGCCTCCTCGCGTACATCGAAGAGTCGATGGGCTTCGCCACCTCGATGTACAACGACGCGTACCTCGACCGACGCATCTCGGCACGGATGCGCCGGAACGACACCGAGGAGTACCGCACGTACCAGCGCCTGCTCGAATCCGACGACGACGAGAAGCAGGCGCTGCTCGACACGCTGAGCGTCAACGTCACCTCCTTTTTTCGCAACCCCGACGTGTGGGAGGCGCTCCGGCCGGTGCTTCGCGACCTCACGGCCTCGGGCCGCACGACGGTGTGGAGCGCGGCCTGTTCGGACGGCCGCGAGGCGTACTCGCTAGCGATGCTCGCACACGACGACCCCCAGGTTCGCGAAGACCGGGTGCGCATCGTCGGAACGGACATCAAGCGCGAGATCCTCCGGAAGGCCGACCGCGGCGAGTACCACGCCTCCGAGACGAACGACCTGGAGGAGCAACTCGCACCCATCGGCGATTACGAGCGGTACATCGACCGAGACGGGGATTCGTACCGCGTCTCGCGGGCGGTGCGGCGGATGGTCGACTTCCGTCGGCACGACCTCATCAGGCAGTCCCCGCCCGACGAGTTCGACCTCATCCTGTGTCGGAACCTGTTCATCTACGTCGATTCGGACGCCAAACGCGCCGTGTTCGAGACGCTCGGCTCCGGCCTCCGGCCCGACGGCTACCTCACCATCGGGATGACGGAGACCGTCCCCGCCGACTGCCGGTCGTGGTTCGAGCCGGTCGAGAAGCGCCTTCGGATCTACCGAAACGCACGTTGA
- the cheB gene encoding chemotaxis-specific protein-glutamate methyltransferase CheB yields MSVAAGTTRAVVVDDSRFMRTLITKLLEDGGIDVVADAEDGVAAVDVVAEHDPDVVTMDIEMPRKNGIEAVEEIMSTRPTPVLMLSAHAEENADVTFEALDRGAVDFVTKPGGEVTSEMPRVKRELVDKVRSAAAVDLTARERTAAPTQVTRTPSAAGPAGGAVAPGSLPDGGTVIIGASTGGPNVVEEVLTGLPREAGLRILVVQHMPEGFTGRFAKRLDGRCGYEVREAQDGERIGPGQARVAPGGSHLFVDDDRADRLRLRLRGGDRLHGVKPAIDHTMSSAADVVRGPLTTVLLTGMGRDGVDGMGAVKRAGGATIAQDERTSAIFGMPKRAIEAGHTDEVLPAHGVAEGILHTLRS; encoded by the coding sequence ATGAGCGTGGCTGCGGGGACGACGCGGGCGGTGGTCGTCGACGACTCGCGGTTCATGCGGACGCTCATCACGAAACTCCTCGAAGACGGCGGAATCGACGTCGTCGCCGACGCCGAAGACGGTGTCGCGGCCGTCGATGTCGTCGCCGAACACGACCCGGACGTGGTGACGATGGACATCGAGATGCCGCGAAAGAACGGAATCGAGGCCGTCGAGGAGATCATGTCGACCCGCCCGACGCCCGTACTGATGCTGTCGGCGCACGCCGAGGAGAACGCCGACGTGACGTTCGAGGCGCTCGACCGTGGGGCCGTCGACTTCGTCACGAAGCCGGGTGGCGAGGTCACCTCGGAGATGCCGCGGGTCAAGCGCGAACTGGTCGACAAGGTCCGGTCGGCCGCTGCCGTCGACCTCACGGCCCGAGAGCGGACGGCCGCGCCGACGCAAGTGACACGGACACCGTCGGCAGCGGGCCCGGCGGGCGGTGCTGTCGCCCCCGGGTCGCTCCCCGACGGCGGGACGGTCATCATCGGTGCGTCGACGGGCGGGCCGAACGTGGTCGAGGAGGTGCTCACCGGCCTCCCACGGGAGGCGGGGCTCCGCATCCTCGTCGTCCAGCACATGCCGGAGGGGTTCACCGGTCGGTTCGCGAAGCGCCTCGACGGTCGCTGCGGCTACGAGGTCCGCGAAGCGCAGGATGGCGAGCGAATCGGACCAGGCCAGGCCCGGGTCGCACCGGGCGGTTCGCACCTGTTCGTCGACGACGACAGAGCCGACAGACTCCGGCTTCGACTCCGCGGCGGCGACCGCCTCCACGGCGTCAAGCCGGCCATCGACCACACCATGTCGTCGGCCGCCGACGTGGTCCGCGGCCCGCTCACGACGGTGCTGCTCACCGGGATGGGACGCGACGGCGTCGACGGCATGGGGGCGGTCAAGCGCGCGGGCGGGGCGACCATCGCACAGGACGAGCGGACGTCGGCGATTTTCGGGATGCCGAAGCGAGCAATCGAGGCGGGACACACCGACGAGGTCCTCCCCGCCCACGGTGTCGCGGAGGGGATCTTGCACACACTGAGGAGCTAA
- a CDS encoding DsbA family protein, with the protein MHTTRRALLTGAGATLAATAGCLGSVTGSGGSSDTDCDLSARPTVESLPTPALGPEDASVTVMAFEDFSCPHCQTYHLEEFPAIERDLVGGDVRYEHHDLPIPVSQQWSWAAAGAARAVQDSTDDETFFAYAKSLFENQGSYSMSLVESLANDVGADGCDVRAAAANDRYRPVLEADRQRGLDIGVQGTPTVFVNGREVNPTFDAVRSAVEGAQS; encoded by the coding sequence ATGCACACCACTCGACGCGCCCTCCTCACCGGGGCCGGCGCGACGCTCGCTGCGACGGCCGGTTGTCTCGGCTCCGTGACCGGGTCCGGCGGCAGTAGCGACACCGACTGTGACCTCTCCGCACGCCCGACGGTCGAGTCGCTTCCGACCCCCGCACTCGGCCCGGAGGACGCCAGCGTGACGGTCATGGCCTTCGAGGACTTCTCCTGTCCGCACTGTCAGACGTACCACCTCGAGGAGTTCCCCGCTATCGAGCGCGACCTCGTCGGCGGGGACGTCCGCTACGAGCACCACGACCTCCCCATCCCGGTGAGCCAGCAGTGGTCGTGGGCGGCCGCGGGTGCCGCCCGGGCGGTTCAGGACTCGACTGACGACGAGACGTTCTTCGCGTACGCGAAGTCGCTCTTCGAGAACCAGGGGTCGTACTCGATGTCGCTCGTCGAGTCGCTGGCGAACGACGTCGGTGCGGACGGGTGCGACGTCCGCGCCGCCGCCGCGAACGACCGGTATCGTCCCGTCTTGGAGGCCGACCGCCAGCGCGGTCTCGACATTGGCGTCCAGGGGACGCCGACGGTGTTCGTGAACGGCCGGGAGGTGAACCCGACGTTCGATGCCGTCCGCTCGGCCGTCGAGGGCGCGCAGTCCTGA
- a CDS encoding DUF1918 domain-containing protein translates to MSFEKDDTVVLNDKHSEFDGQEGTVTQVMETMFGDATYTVSFEDGQETGVPEDQLEAAEEDDA, encoded by the coding sequence ATGAGCTTCGAGAAAGACGATACAGTCGTGCTGAACGACAAACACAGCGAGTTCGACGGCCAAGAGGGGACGGTGACACAGGTCATGGAGACGATGTTCGGCGACGCGACCTACACCGTGAGCTTCGAGGACGGACAGGAGACGGGCGTGCCCGAGGACCAGCTCGAAGCGGCCGAGGAAGACGACGCGTAA
- a CDS encoding mechanosensitive ion channel family protein: MLDAVTRLLDGLTAWQATLVVLALSVGGAFVVEMVVIRGASRLVKRTDTQFDNIFVRNVRWPLVISVGLAGIYVLTRTPAVVDSTLVTADQLNTFFGRPSLVVIIVTWAWALNTLVTEAVEEVKERGSRFDFAPVFSNVWTLVVAVGTGAALLRLYDIDITPLLGAAGVAGIAVGFAAKDTVANFFGGIALYFDDTYKIGDYIVLDSGEAGTVVEVGIRSTTLMTRDEVLVTVPNSALNAAKIINESAPQRRRRIRVPIGVAYGTDVDAFETLVTEIAQEEPLVLESPKPRMRFRRFGDSALEYELLCWVASPTRRARATHELNRAIYKELTASGIEIPYPKRDLTVTNTPGGTDNPVTPTAPFDGEAGDGVPSETDGGREER; encoded by the coding sequence GTGTTAGATGCGGTAACCCGGCTCCTCGACGGACTGACGGCGTGGCAAGCGACGCTCGTCGTCCTCGCGCTCTCGGTCGGGGGAGCGTTCGTCGTCGAGATGGTCGTCATCCGTGGGGCGTCTCGCCTCGTGAAGCGGACGGACACGCAGTTCGACAACATCTTCGTGCGGAACGTCCGGTGGCCGCTCGTCATCTCGGTCGGCCTCGCGGGCATCTACGTGTTGACCCGGACCCCGGCCGTCGTCGACAGCACGCTCGTCACCGCCGACCAGTTGAACACCTTCTTCGGGCGGCCGTCGCTCGTCGTCATCATCGTCACGTGGGCGTGGGCGCTCAACACCCTCGTCACCGAAGCGGTCGAGGAGGTGAAAGAGCGGGGGAGTCGGTTCGACTTCGCACCCGTCTTCTCGAACGTCTGGACGCTCGTCGTCGCCGTCGGCACCGGTGCCGCGCTCCTTCGACTGTACGACATCGACATCACGCCGCTCCTCGGTGCCGCCGGCGTCGCCGGCATCGCCGTCGGCTTCGCCGCGAAGGACACCGTCGCCAACTTCTTCGGTGGCATCGCGCTGTACTTCGACGACACGTACAAGATCGGCGACTACATCGTGCTCGACTCCGGCGAGGCCGGAACGGTCGTCGAGGTCGGGATTCGTTCGACCACGCTCATGACACGCGACGAGGTGCTCGTGACCGTTCCGAACTCGGCGTTGAACGCCGCGAAGATCATCAACGAGTCGGCCCCTCAGCGTCGTCGCCGTATCCGAGTACCGATCGGGGTCGCCTACGGCACCGACGTCGACGCGTTCGAGACCCTCGTCACCGAGATCGCCCAGGAAGAACCGCTCGTCCTCGAGTCGCCGAAACCACGGATGCGCTTCCGTCGGTTCGGCGATTCGGCGCTGGAGTACGAACTCCTCTGTTGGGTGGCGAGTCCGACCCGCCGCGCCCGCGCGACGCACGAACTCAACCGGGCCATCTACAAGGAACTCACCGCCAGTGGCATCGAAATCCCGTACCCGAAGCGGGACCTCACGGTCACCAACACGCCGGGTGGGACAGACAACCCGGTGACTCCGACGGCACCGTTCGACGGCGAGGCCGGTGACGGCGTGCCGAGCGAGACCGACGGCGGACGCGAAGAACGGTAG
- a CDS encoding CheF family chemotaxis protein, translating into MSDAPQTSNTDSDSATAAETTESQRKQQAATEAVQQEKQARQNLKRTKSGETIIVDFVANFVAGGSGTFEPLKGRVLMSDRRLILATSDSKTVVPLTSVFDVAVGQVPPEVEEFFDHTVLVGYVVNGVRRTTVVGGDRETIEKFSVLLYRATLRGSVVALKHPAKVGGRFQDEPVREVGLRLDTDSVSFPGTEELTLSDEVFRIDLGNIVFFEVLERTVLEERRLVLSVQHVTQEQTVTTEVSMGSRRKMNILGRYLRQMYHYLVSDVRNLDVSEDALEVLVGIYSMAGVGGEVDLAPMLGLEAAELTAHLESLSDDGLIESVEPPHDLTPQGQFLINERFEDINF; encoded by the coding sequence ATGAGCGACGCCCCACAGACATCGAACACGGACTCGGACTCGGCCACGGCTGCGGAGACGACGGAGAGCCAACGGAAACAGCAGGCCGCGACGGAGGCCGTCCAGCAGGAGAAGCAGGCCCGGCAGAACCTCAAGCGGACGAAGTCCGGTGAGACGATCATCGTCGACTTCGTCGCGAACTTCGTCGCCGGCGGCTCGGGGACCTTCGAACCCCTCAAGGGGCGCGTCCTGATGAGCGACCGACGACTCATCCTCGCGACGTCGGACTCGAAGACGGTCGTCCCGCTCACCTCGGTGTTCGACGTCGCCGTCGGCCAAGTCCCTCCGGAGGTCGAGGAGTTCTTCGACCACACCGTCCTGGTCGGCTACGTCGTCAACGGCGTCCGCCGGACGACCGTGGTCGGCGGCGACCGCGAGACCATCGAGAAGTTCTCCGTCCTCCTCTACCGGGCGACCCTCCGCGGCTCCGTCGTCGCCCTCAAACACCCGGCGAAGGTCGGCGGCCGGTTCCAGGACGAGCCCGTCCGTGAGGTGGGGCTGCGACTCGACACCGACTCCGTCTCGTTCCCCGGAACCGAAGAGCTGACGCTCAGCGACGAGGTGTTCCGCATCGACCTCGGAAACATCGTCTTCTTCGAGGTGCTCGAGCGGACGGTCCTCGAGGAGAGACGCCTCGTCCTCTCGGTCCAGCACGTCACTCAAGAACAGACCGTCACGACGGAGGTGTCGATGGGGTCGCGGCGGAAGATGAACATCCTCGGCCGCTACCTCCGACAGATGTATCACTACCTCGTCTCCGACGTCCGGAACCTCGACGTGAGCGAGGACGCCCTGGAGGTGCTCGTCGGTATCTACTCGATGGCAGGGGTGGGTGGCGAGGTCGACCTCGCCCCGATGCTCGGGCTCGAAGCGGCAGAGCTCACGGCCCACCTCGAGTCGCTGTCCGACGACGGACTCATCGAGAGCGTCGAACCACCACACGACCTCACGCCGCAGGGGCAGTTCCTCATCAACGAGCGGTTCGAGGACATCAACTTCTGA
- a CDS encoding chemotaxis protein CheW, whose amino-acid sequence MHSQKTPTNPQPAAHDHEEAESATEIQVLEFKLGSETYCVDIDYVSEIVDKGSLTTVPNAPHYVDGVMDLRGRTTSIVNPKSLLNIREESEAKRIIIFDSGGFEDDAAIGWVVDEVYQVVRVSMNDVEKPPLDNDPSIEGIIKRDDELVIWISPVAALG is encoded by the coding sequence ATGCACTCCCAGAAGACCCCGACGAACCCCCAGCCCGCGGCGCACGACCACGAGGAGGCAGAGAGCGCGACGGAGATTCAGGTGCTTGAGTTCAAACTCGGTTCCGAGACGTACTGCGTCGACATCGACTACGTCTCCGAGATCGTCGACAAGGGCTCGCTCACCACGGTCCCGAACGCGCCCCACTACGTCGACGGCGTGATGGACCTCCGCGGGCGGACCACCTCCATCGTCAACCCGAAGAGCCTGCTGAACATCCGCGAGGAGAGCGAGGCCAAGCGGATTATCATCTTCGACTCCGGTGGCTTCGAAGACGACGCCGCCATCGGCTGGGTCGTCGACGAGGTGTACCAGGTCGTCCGTGTGTCGATGAACGACGTGGAGAAGCCGCCGCTCGACAACGACCCGTCCATCGAGGGAATCATCAAACGTGACGACGAACTCGTCATCTGGATCTCACCCGTCGCGGCGCTGGGGTGA
- a CDS encoding CheF family chemotaxis protein, with the protein MKRGEYKLSDTHGRFLRAEKNGHEIHDATWASGRILLSNRRLILAGNGGKQTIPLSAIEGLEGRVDVNQEVASVSEYLSVRIPSGVILVAPKEFEEFEQEFYGAVLNEGTFLARHPAVEGGVVQNTEWERSRLKVEPEAVSMATVSGTFVEIRLDDIGDITTGRRTIIDDSRLVVEVEHSDEETSVQTYIAGSDRQMSFLESLLRKGEEQSEVSLELSETDKQVLTALYSGVSPFDIPSFLGVDVDEVEELYVRLIDHDVLNEVRIRHEVTLNARGRSIASDVISDQ; encoded by the coding sequence ATGAAACGGGGTGAGTACAAACTGTCCGACACGCACGGACGGTTCCTGCGAGCCGAAAAGAACGGCCACGAGATCCACGACGCCACGTGGGCGAGCGGTCGCATCCTCCTGTCGAACAGACGACTCATCCTGGCGGGCAACGGTGGCAAGCAGACGATTCCGCTGTCGGCAATCGAGGGACTGGAGGGGCGGGTCGACGTCAACCAGGAGGTCGCGAGCGTCTCGGAGTACCTCTCGGTTCGCATCCCCAGCGGCGTCATCCTCGTCGCCCCGAAGGAGTTCGAGGAGTTCGAACAGGAGTTCTACGGGGCGGTGTTGAACGAGGGGACGTTCCTCGCCCGCCACCCGGCCGTCGAGGGCGGCGTCGTCCAGAACACGGAGTGGGAGCGCTCCCGGTTGAAGGTCGAACCGGAGGCGGTGAGCATGGCCACCGTGAGCGGTACGTTCGTCGAGATTCGGCTCGACGACATCGGCGATATCACGACGGGGCGACGAACCATCATCGACGACAGCCGGCTCGTCGTCGAGGTCGAACACTCCGACGAGGAGACGAGCGTTCAGACGTACATCGCGGGGTCGGACCGGCAGATGTCGTTCCTCGAGTCGCTCCTCCGCAAGGGCGAAGAGCAGTCGGAGGTGTCGCTCGAACTCTCGGAGACCGACAAGCAGGTCCTCACGGCGCTGTACTCCGGTGTCTCGCCGTTCGACATCCCTTCGTTTCTCGGTGTCGACGTCGACGAGGTCGAAGAGCTCTACGTCCGGCTCATCGACCACGACGTCCTCAACGAGGTGCGTATCAGACACGAGGTGACGCTCAACGCCCGCGGGCGGAGCATCGCGAGCGACGTCATCTCCGACCAGTAA